A genomic window from Deltaproteobacteria bacterium includes:
- a CDS encoding PD40 domain-containing protein codes for MSLLSGGSAFAQTDLRITGPQAGFPIAVPQLCNAGEADDQSVSISETIGRNLQLTGIFKVMNPGSFVESPGRCIEPDNIVFSDWSVIGAEGLVRGEVSVLREPQPVLQVKLYLYDVLRKQMVLGKQYRGEAKDSRRIAHKFSNEIMKYFTGESGVFGSRIAYISRVGRFKELFVMDLDGSNVRQYTRDRGLVLSPAWSPSGDRIVYTSYKTREPELYIVSSDGASQRRITQAKGMELGAEFSPDGGALVASSTYEGSSDLVLFDLRGSLIRTLTKRSGVINVSPSYSPDGGQIAFCSNRAGSPQIYVMPVDGGDGSARRISYADSNYCTSPSWSPRGDYVAFVCRSGGNQLFIASPDGNNTVQLTYAGNNEDPSWSPDGRLIAYSTTVRGPNSSIAIISLRGGSPTILGSARSSDSQPTWSPILE; via the coding sequence TTGTCTTTATTAAGCGGAGGCAGTGCGTTTGCTCAGACCGATTTAAGAATTACTGGGCCGCAGGCTGGGTTCCCCATTGCAGTGCCGCAGCTCTGCAATGCAGGCGAAGCAGATGATCAGTCAGTGAGCATCTCGGAGACGATTGGCAGAAACTTGCAGCTCACTGGGATTTTTAAGGTCATGAATCCTGGCTCTTTTGTGGAAAGTCCTGGAAGGTGCATAGAACCTGACAACATAGTCTTTTCGGATTGGTCAGTAATAGGCGCCGAAGGCTTGGTTCGAGGTGAGGTGAGTGTTTTAAGAGAACCTCAACCAGTTTTGCAAGTTAAGCTATACCTCTATGATGTGCTTCGGAAACAAATGGTCCTAGGCAAACAGTATCGCGGCGAAGCAAAAGACAGCAGGCGAATTGCTCATAAGTTTTCTAACGAGATAATGAAATATTTTACGGGAGAGAGCGGTGTGTTTGGCTCAAGGATAGCCTATATCTCGCGCGTTGGGCGTTTTAAGGAACTCTTTGTGATGGATCTAGATGGCTCAAATGTCCGCCAATATACAAGGGATCGGGGATTAGTTCTTTCGCCGGCCTGGTCGCCAAGTGGAGATAGAATTGTTTATACTTCGTATAAGACGCGTGAGCCGGAGCTTTATATTGTATCGAGCGACGGGGCATCCCAGAGGAGAATCACACAGGCAAAAGGCATGGAGCTAGGGGCGGAGTTTTCTCCTGACGGGGGCGCGCTTGTCGCCTCGTCCACATACGAAGGTAGTTCGGATTTGGTGCTTTTTGATCTAAGGGGATCTTTGATTCGAACGCTCACAAAGAGAAGCGGGGTTATCAATGTATCACCTAGCTATTCTCCAGACGGCGGCCAAATCGCCTTTTGCTCCAATAGAGCTGGTAGCCCGCAGATTTACGTCATGCCGGTAGACGGTGGGGATGGTTCGGCACGTCGTATTAGTTATGCCGACAGCAACTACTGCACATCTCCTAGCTGGTCGCCTCGAGGTGATTATGTGGCCTTTGTGTGCCGCTCTGGTGGTAATCAACTGTTCATAGCGTCGCCAGATGGGAACAATACAGTGCAGCTGACTTATGCTGGAAATAATGAGGATCCGAGCTGGTCGCCAGATGGTCGACTTATAGCGTATAGCACCACCGTGCGAGGACCTAACAGCAGCATTGCCATTATATCGCTCCGCGGTGGTAGTCCGACGATACTAGGTTCTGCCCGCTCGTCCGATAGTCAGCCTACATGGTCACCTATTCTTGAGTGA
- the pal gene encoding peptidoglycan-associated lipoprotein Pal, translating to MRVFRFLSTGILLVSVAACSKTGKGGVGGADGSGMGDGNIPLAEAGKELGDVNFDFDSSSLDDSAQGVLSSNARWLHDNPNVQVVVEGHCDERGTAEYNMALGERRAHSVKEYLNSLGVKSDRLSTISYGEELPLDSGHDEGAWAKNRRAHFAMK from the coding sequence ATGCGAGTATTTAGATTTTTGTCGACAGGGATATTATTGGTGTCAGTAGCTGCGTGCTCCAAGACTGGTAAGGGAGGAGTTGGTGGTGCTGACGGTTCAGGTATGGGAGATGGCAACATCCCATTAGCTGAGGCAGGTAAAGAGTTAGGCGACGTCAATTTTGATTTTGACTCCTCGTCCTTGGATGATAGTGCCCAGGGGGTTTTGAGCTCCAATGCTCGATGGTTACACGACAATCCAAATGTCCAGGTCGTTGTAGAGGGACATTGCGATGAGAGAGGAACTGCTGAGTACAACATGGCGTTAGGTGAGCGACGAGCTCATTCTGTGAAGGAGTATTTGAACTCGTTGGGCGTTAAATCCGATCGCTTAAGCACAATTAGTTATGGCGAGGAGTTGCCTCTTGACTCGGGTCACGACGAAGGTGCTTGGGCAAAAAATAGGCGGGCTCACTTTGCAATGAAGTAG
- the ybgF gene encoding tol-pal system protein YbgF, with amino-acid sequence MMRDRAVVLSMFFFCLGCASGNKVQLLEADIADLREIQARQIASIGELKSEVRLMKGMVEELAHVSSNKTKELEQTIKRFGTRVPPPQGVPAQLLAEDEEQIASVAGGQADAFKKALALLRTGDYEAARSSFQSFVEANPDTTYSDNALFWVGICQENLGQYDRAIVSYSDVFQIYPAENRVPEALFRLGESFAKINSVDEAILTMQKLVEEHPKSAVASKAKQRIQELRRRQRS; translated from the coding sequence ATGATGCGGGATAGAGCAGTGGTTCTGTCGATGTTTTTTTTCTGCCTGGGCTGTGCCTCTGGAAATAAGGTTCAGCTGTTAGAGGCAGACATTGCTGATTTGCGAGAGATACAGGCTCGACAGATAGCGAGTATCGGCGAGCTAAAATCTGAAGTGCGCCTTATGAAGGGCATGGTAGAGGAACTTGCGCATGTTTCTAGCAATAAGACCAAGGAACTTGAGCAAACCATTAAGAGATTTGGGACGAGAGTGCCTCCGCCTCAGGGCGTTCCGGCGCAACTTTTAGCCGAGGATGAGGAGCAGATTGCTAGCGTTGCTGGAGGTCAGGCAGACGCTTTTAAGAAGGCTCTTGCGTTACTGAGAACTGGAGATTACGAAGCGGCACGTAGCTCGTTTCAGTCTTTTGTGGAGGCAAATCCAGATACTACTTATTCCGATAACGCTTTGTTTTGGGTCGGTATATGCCAAGAGAACTTAGGGCAATACGATCGCGCGATAGTATCGTATAGCGATGTGTTTCAGATATATCCAGCAGAGAACCGAGTCCCCGAGGCTTTGTTTCGGCTAGGCGAGTCTTTTGCAAAAATAAATTCTGTAGATGAAGCTATTCTCACCATGCAGAAGCTAGTCGAAGAACATCCGAAGAGCGCGGTTGCTTCAAAAGCCAAACAGCGAATTCAGGAGCTTCGGAGAAGACAGCGCAGTTGA
- the ribF gene encoding riboflavin biosynthesis protein RibF has product MRFVRDAKTFSSLPAFREPIVNDSIVGVCIGNFDGFHRGHQQLFRTLEDSLSSLTRAQGKLPLKVLLTFEPHPKRVISELSIGETLSRPEYWRLTSIRKKIELASEFGFDYFFAARFSRGFSQLAPKTFVERILRNPLSPKIVVVGEDWSFGKNRGGNVELLSNMGLEMGFQVLAVSPVLWEGKKISSTMVKDALGAGDLKRVRVLLGRNFSLSGKVRKGTARGRKLGFRTANMRFYCQVLPRDGVYATYAELDGEKIPSVSNVGVRPTFGAGERLVETHLLIDGGRELLSKNISVEFVERIRDEICFPSEDQLRAQIEKDVKRARDVLS; this is encoded by the coding sequence ATGCGTTTTGTTAGAGATGCAAAAACTTTTTCTTCCTTGCCCGCTTTCCGGGAGCCAATAGTAAATGATTCGATAGTCGGTGTTTGTATTGGAAATTTCGATGGGTTTCATCGTGGCCATCAGCAATTATTTCGCACATTAGAGGACAGTCTTTCTAGTCTAACACGAGCTCAGGGCAAACTTCCGCTTAAGGTTCTCTTGACCTTTGAGCCACATCCCAAGCGAGTTATTTCAGAACTATCCATAGGCGAAACATTAAGTCGGCCGGAGTATTGGAGATTGACATCGATTCGCAAAAAAATTGAACTTGCTAGTGAATTTGGGTTTGACTATTTTTTTGCCGCTAGGTTTAGCAGGGGTTTTTCACAACTCGCACCTAAAACTTTTGTCGAGCGCATACTGCGTAATCCCCTTAGCCCAAAAATCGTCGTTGTGGGAGAAGATTGGTCATTTGGCAAGAATCGCGGAGGGAACGTGGAATTATTGTCGAATATGGGCCTAGAAATGGGTTTCCAAGTGCTGGCAGTTTCGCCAGTGCTTTGGGAGGGCAAGAAGATAAGTTCCACTATGGTAAAAGATGCCTTAGGCGCAGGCGATTTAAAAAGAGTGAGAGTGCTTCTGGGGAGGAATTTTAGCCTTAGTGGTAAAGTTAGGAAGGGAACTGCTCGTGGAAGAAAGCTCGGGTTTAGGACAGCCAACATGCGCTTTTACTGCCAGGTTCTGCCGCGCGATGGCGTTTATGCAACATATGCCGAACTAGATGGTGAGAAAATTCCATCAGTGAGCAACGTGGGCGTGAGGCCGACATTTGGGGCAGGAGAGCGCTTGGTAGAAACACATCTTTTGATAGATGGCGGAAGGGAACTCCTGTCTAAGAATATCAGTGTTGAGTTTGTCGAAAGGATTCGCGATGAAATTTGCTTTCCTAGTGAGGATCAGTTGCGCGCACAAATAGAAAAAGATGTTAAACGTGCGAGAGATGTTTTGTCTTAA
- a CDS encoding RluA family pseudouridine synthase codes for MEDNLKRVGFCFSVDSKDVGQRLDSLLTNFLLTASSADDLACQWLENTAISRSKTTKWIEEGLVEVDGEVVCKASFRLKQAGKISLNIDVGANGLAIESDATVPINVVYEDNYILVIDKPAGLVVHPGAGNYSRTLVNGLVHYLGEEFRLVGSLERPGLVHRLDKDTSGLLVVAKTGKAYEHLVGQFGQRTIARVYVALVVRLPSGDGTIDMSVGRHPIDRARMEVGVRGGKEALTFWSIREALKYGFLLELKLATGRTHQIRVHLKACGAAIVGDKKYSVAKRDIPAHLRKAVDNFGRQALHATRLELIHPKTERVVSFDSPIPEDMQMLIAQFRA; via the coding sequence GTGGAAGATAATTTAAAACGAGTTGGTTTTTGTTTTTCGGTAGATAGCAAAGACGTGGGGCAAAGGCTAGATAGCTTGCTCACAAACTTTCTGCTGACGGCCTCTAGCGCAGACGACTTGGCTTGCCAGTGGCTTGAAAACACAGCCATTTCTCGGAGTAAGACAACCAAGTGGATTGAAGAAGGTTTAGTGGAGGTCGATGGAGAAGTGGTTTGTAAAGCGTCTTTTCGCCTAAAGCAAGCCGGGAAAATTTCGCTTAACATCGATGTAGGAGCCAACGGACTAGCCATTGAAAGCGATGCGACAGTACCTATAAATGTAGTTTACGAGGATAATTACATTTTGGTCATAGATAAGCCCGCTGGATTGGTGGTTCACCCAGGGGCGGGAAATTACAGTAGGACGCTAGTGAACGGTTTAGTGCACTATTTGGGCGAAGAGTTTAGACTAGTTGGAAGTCTCGAGAGGCCAGGTTTAGTGCATCGCTTGGACAAAGATACTTCGGGATTGTTGGTTGTTGCTAAGACCGGAAAGGCATACGAGCATCTAGTTGGGCAGTTCGGCCAGAGGACGATCGCAAGAGTTTATGTTGCACTGGTCGTTAGATTGCCAAGCGGAGATGGTACGATAGACATGTCAGTTGGACGGCATCCGATCGATCGTGCGCGAATGGAGGTGGGCGTTCGCGGTGGGAAGGAGGCTCTGACCTTTTGGAGTATTCGAGAAGCGCTTAAGTATGGTTTTTTGCTTGAACTAAAACTGGCAACTGGTAGAACACATCAGATTCGCGTGCATTTAAAGGCCTGTGGTGCGGCAATAGTTGGCGATAAAAAATACTCAGTTGCGAAGCGAGATATTCCTGCTCATTTGCGAAAGGCAGTGGATAATTTTGGGAGGCAGGCACTGCACGCTACGCGTTTGGAGCTGATACATCCCAAGACAGAACGAGTAGTTTCGTTCGATAGTCCGATTCCAGAAGATATGCAAATGCTTATAGCGCAGTTTCGTGCCTGA
- a CDS encoding polyphenol oxidase family protein: protein MFLQKTCNSTNYWTLSRWDEAGLLHGFVGRDIDVSGSNLKFHECFGKDKELVLLSQVHGNKIVDVGKCLSDKIAVSDFGDFEADAWMKHRDDSAERKIVLGIKTADCFPVLMWDPNSNYCAALHCGWRSTMLGIVEVAVSWFCERGARVQDIELAIGPGAQSCCYEVGLELIEQFSNSGAELRYRQSSIPGKIMADIATVISDKARSSGLIEKKIFCLGLCTICDSRFFSFRREKSQAGRQLSFIC from the coding sequence ATGTTTCTACAAAAGACTTGTAACTCGACTAACTATTGGACATTGAGTCGATGGGATGAGGCAGGATTGCTGCATGGCTTTGTCGGTCGCGATATTGACGTCAGTGGGTCAAACCTCAAGTTTCATGAGTGCTTTGGGAAGGACAAAGAGCTAGTGCTGCTTTCTCAGGTGCATGGAAACAAGATAGTTGATGTTGGAAAGTGTTTGAGTGATAAGATTGCTGTAAGCGACTTTGGCGACTTCGAGGCCGATGCTTGGATGAAACACCGAGATGACTCAGCGGAAAGGAAAATAGTTCTCGGAATAAAAACGGCCGATTGTTTTCCCGTGTTGATGTGGGATCCCAATAGTAACTACTGTGCGGCTTTGCATTGCGGATGGCGGTCTACGATGCTGGGAATTGTCGAAGTGGCTGTTAGCTGGTTTTGCGAGCGTGGCGCTAGGGTGCAGGACATAGAACTGGCTATTGGGCCGGGTGCCCAAAGTTGCTGTTATGAAGTGGGCCTTGAGTTAATAGAGCAGTTTTCCAATTCTGGAGCTGAGCTTAGGTATCGCCAATCGTCTATTCCTGGAAAGATAATGGCCGACATCGCGACTGTAATTTCAGATAAGGCTCGTAGCAGCGGGCTAATCGAAAAAAAAATATTTTGCCTTGGTCTTTGCACGATTTGCGATAGCAGGTTTTTCTCCTTCCGCCGCGAAAAGTCTCAAGCAGGCAGACAGCTTAGCTTTATTTGCTAG
- a CDS encoding aspartate-semialdehyde dehydrogenase, with protein MRDIENLTVAVVGATGAVGREMLAVLEQRGFQLANIRLFASKKSAGSRQSFNGRDVLVEELNETCFKGVDIALFSAGSRVSAEFGPIAAKSGTVVVDNSSYFRMNEDVPLTVPEVNAHSLKELIRGMSHEEGLIIANPNCSTIQMVVVLKPLLEQAGLRRVVVSTYQSVSGAGKLAMDELWNQTMAIMNQREISQKVFPHRIAFNCIPHIDTFLDNGYTKEEMKVVNETRKILALPELLITATAVRVPVFSCHSESVNVETERPLSPEDARELLRKSPGVIVVDDPGESIYPLSSDIVGTDATYVGRIRRDFSVENGLNMWIVADNLRKGAALNAVQIAELVVDSWSRRQ; from the coding sequence ATGCGCGATATCGAAAATCTTACGGTAGCGGTAGTGGGCGCTACGGGAGCGGTTGGGCGAGAGATGCTCGCAGTTTTAGAGCAGCGAGGCTTCCAGCTTGCTAATATTAGGCTATTTGCGAGCAAGAAATCTGCGGGGAGCAGACAGAGTTTTAACGGCCGTGATGTTTTAGTAGAAGAGTTAAATGAGACCTGCTTTAAGGGCGTCGATATAGCCTTGTTTTCGGCCGGTTCGCGCGTCAGTGCGGAATTTGGTCCAATAGCTGCTAAGAGTGGAACCGTAGTTGTAGACAACTCGAGCTATTTTCGCATGAATGAAGATGTTCCGCTTACTGTTCCGGAAGTCAATGCTCACAGTCTGAAGGAGCTTATTAGGGGAATGAGCCACGAAGAGGGGCTTATAATTGCCAATCCGAACTGCTCGACTATTCAGATGGTGGTAGTGCTTAAGCCGCTCTTGGAGCAGGCAGGTCTTCGCCGCGTGGTGGTTTCGACCTATCAGTCAGTATCGGGTGCTGGCAAGCTTGCGATGGATGAATTGTGGAATCAGACTATGGCCATAATGAATCAGCGCGAGATTAGCCAAAAAGTCTTTCCTCATCGCATTGCGTTTAACTGCATTCCGCATATCGATACTTTTTTAGACAATGGTTACACGAAGGAGGAAATGAAAGTAGTTAATGAGACGCGGAAGATTTTGGCTTTGCCAGAGCTCTTAATTACGGCTACAGCGGTGCGCGTTCCAGTATTTTCTTGTCACTCCGAGTCGGTGAACGTTGAGACAGAAAGGCCTTTGTCGCCAGAAGATGCACGTGAGCTCCTTAGAAAGAGTCCCGGAGTAATTGTCGTGGACGATCCCGGTGAATCAATTTACCCCTTGTCGAGCGACATTGTTGGAACAGATGCGACATATGTTGGGCGCATCAGGCGGGATTTTTCCGTAGAAAATGGGCTAAACATGTGGATTGTGGCGGACAATTTGCGCAAAGGAGCGGCGTTAAATGCTGTTCAAATAGCGGAGTTAGTGGTGGATTCTTGGAGTAGAAGACAGTAG
- a CDS encoding tRNA pseudouridine synthase A → MKIKLELEYSPGTYSGWQSQPGLLTIQGELENALAIFLKSQYKKAAREEPGETNSFVTITGSGRTDAGVFAKGQAASFSWPSDVPIDTSRLKCALNALTSRELLVRNVEVMRDDYDARHSPHVKCYKYNLVLGTRGGGYYGKIAWCVGEQVVDIPAMISAARYLRGCRDYSSFRAKDCTAKSTVRTLLLSELSRTGPNSLVYVVCGSGFLKQMIRIIVGTLVDVGKGKITFEEFKNIVEARDRRRAGQTAPACGLVLEWVRYADNYVPIG, encoded by the coding sequence ATGAAAATAAAACTAGAATTAGAGTATAGCCCTGGAACATATAGTGGATGGCAGTCTCAGCCAGGTCTTCTAACTATTCAGGGAGAACTGGAGAATGCGCTCGCAATTTTTCTAAAAAGCCAGTACAAAAAGGCAGCCAGGGAGGAGCCGGGAGAAACGAACTCTTTTGTAACCATAACTGGTAGCGGGCGAACGGACGCTGGCGTTTTTGCTAAAGGGCAGGCTGCTAGTTTTTCCTGGCCTAGCGACGTGCCAATTGACACATCGAGGCTAAAATGTGCGCTAAATGCTCTGACCTCGCGAGAGCTCTTAGTGCGTAATGTTGAGGTCATGCGAGACGACTACGACGCGCGACATAGTCCACACGTAAAATGCTATAAATACAATTTAGTGCTAGGCACTCGCGGGGGCGGTTATTACGGCAAAATTGCATGGTGCGTTGGGGAGCAGGTAGTAGATATTCCAGCTATGATAAGCGCCGCGCGATATCTTAGAGGTTGTCGGGATTACTCTTCCTTTAGGGCTAAAGATTGCACGGCAAAGAGCACCGTAAGAACGTTATTGCTTAGCGAACTCTCGCGCACTGGCCCCAATAGTTTGGTGTACGTCGTGTGTGGCAGTGGTTTCCTTAAACAGATGATTCGCATAATTGTGGGAACGCTTGTCGATGTGGGAAAGGGAAAAATTACTTTTGAAGAGTTTAAAAACATTGTAGAAGCAAGAGATAGAAGGCGTGCCGGACAAACAGCGCCGGCATGTGGTCTCGTGTTGGAGTGGGTCAGGTACGCGGATAATTATGTTCCGATAGGGTAA
- the metH gene encoding methionine synthase, with the protein MALQTLIEILQERILVLDGAMGTMIQQYNFSEEDFRGKRFSKHLKQLKGNNDLLVLTHPDVIEGIHRSFLSVGADIISTNTFNANRVSQSDYGTEDVVFELNLEAARLARRAADEFSQQNLAKRRFVAGAIGPTNKTASLSPDVSDPGFRGIVFDELVAAYEEQIRGLLAGGADILLIETVFDTLNCKAALYAIDRVREDLKISCPTMISATVTDRSGRLLSGQTVEAFWISVSHAKELVSVGLNCALGAEHMRPFIEELSRVACTHISIYPNAGLPNEFGEYVETADILAAHVEYLAANGFVNIVGGCCGTTPAHIKAVSDVVDRHAPRPRPTLNKTLRLSGLEAFVVEANSNFINIGERTNVSGSKRFAKLISDGQYDIALDIARKQVEAGAQIIDINVDEGLLDSEKVMTTFLNLMSAEPDIARVPFMLDSSKWSVLEAGLKCLQGKAVVNSISLKEGEDEFKRQAREIMRYGAAIVVMAFDEVGQADTFDRRCQICERAYRILTEEVGVPPEDIIFDPNVLAVATGMEEHNDYAVSFIEATRWIKGNLPYSRVSAGVSNVSFSFRGNDGVREAMHSVFLYHATRAGLDMGIVNAERLIPYPNIPQDLLLLIEDVLFNRRKDAGERLIAHAAGIQDDYRAGGKAMEHEWRHGSLEERLGHALLKGSTDYIELDVEEALGKYGSALAVIEGPLMDGMNIVGDLFGSGKMFLPQVVKSARVMKKAVRHLVSRMDADSGNWQSGKKRAKILLATVKGDVHDIGKGIVSVVLGCNNYDIIDLGVMVPCDKIIDAIRREQVDIVGLSGLITPSLDEMVHVATEMEREGLSIPLVIGGATTSKKHTAVKIAPVYSGPVVHVLDASRGVAVANSLVSLGLREAFLREVRESYDKIRETHLNRDAEKQYVSIAQARNNRLVTDWERALIPTPKRLGVSVIDDFSLARLVEFIDWMPFFNAWGIKGKFPDVLSSPHVGKQCRELYADAQKMLEEIIKRRSLRAQAIFGLFPANSGDCDDIEVYADETRREIIAVFRTLREQDLKRRGIFNLALADYVAPRSSGVRDYIGAFAVTAGIGVEAMVEAFQHDADEYGSIMVKALADRLAEAAAECLHLDVRKEYWGYAPEENLEKLGLIRERYQGIRPAPGYPACPDHTEKAMLFRLLGVEQKTVIRLTETFAMYPAASVCGLYFEHPKAKYFGIGKIERDQVEDYARRKGMTVEEVEKWLSPNIR; encoded by the coding sequence ATGGCGTTGCAGACACTTATAGAAATATTGCAAGAGCGCATTTTGGTGCTAGACGGTGCCATGGGCACCATGATTCAGCAATATAACTTTTCGGAAGAGGATTTTCGGGGAAAGCGTTTTTCTAAACACCTTAAGCAGCTTAAGGGCAACAACGATTTGCTCGTTCTCACGCATCCCGACGTCATCGAGGGCATACATCGTTCCTTTCTTAGCGTAGGTGCGGATATCATCAGTACGAACACGTTTAATGCCAATAGGGTATCGCAGAGCGATTATGGCACGGAGGATGTTGTTTTTGAGCTAAATCTGGAGGCAGCTAGGCTCGCTAGGCGAGCGGCGGACGAGTTTTCTCAGCAGAACTTAGCTAAGCGCCGGTTTGTCGCTGGCGCCATTGGGCCTACTAATAAGACGGCTTCCCTTTCGCCAGATGTGAGCGATCCAGGTTTTCGCGGAATTGTGTTTGATGAATTAGTGGCTGCGTATGAGGAGCAGATAAGAGGTTTGTTGGCGGGAGGTGCAGACATTTTGTTAATCGAAACAGTGTTTGACACGCTTAACTGCAAGGCCGCTCTTTATGCCATAGATCGAGTTCGCGAGGATCTTAAGATAAGTTGTCCGACGATGATTTCGGCTACGGTAACAGATCGCAGCGGACGTTTGCTGTCCGGTCAGACGGTCGAGGCATTTTGGATTTCTGTTTCTCATGCTAAGGAGCTAGTCAGCGTTGGCCTGAATTGTGCCTTAGGCGCCGAGCACATGCGGCCGTTTATCGAGGAATTGTCGCGCGTGGCCTGTACTCATATTAGCATTTACCCAAATGCGGGGTTGCCAAATGAGTTTGGTGAGTATGTGGAGACGGCGGATATTTTGGCTGCGCATGTCGAATATCTTGCGGCGAATGGCTTTGTAAATATAGTTGGGGGATGTTGTGGGACGACTCCGGCACATATTAAGGCTGTTAGTGACGTCGTGGATAGGCATGCTCCGCGACCTAGGCCAACTTTAAATAAGACGCTGCGCCTTAGTGGCTTAGAGGCGTTTGTAGTTGAGGCAAACAGCAATTTTATAAATATAGGCGAGAGAACCAATGTCAGTGGTTCTAAGCGTTTTGCTAAACTCATTTCCGATGGTCAGTATGATATTGCCCTAGATATTGCGCGCAAACAGGTCGAGGCTGGAGCGCAGATTATCGATATAAATGTGGACGAGGGGTTGTTGGATTCCGAAAAGGTAATGACTACTTTTTTAAATCTCATGTCTGCTGAGCCGGATATTGCTCGAGTGCCTTTTATGCTCGACTCCTCGAAGTGGTCAGTTTTAGAGGCTGGGCTTAAGTGTTTACAGGGGAAGGCAGTTGTAAACTCAATAAGTTTAAAGGAGGGCGAGGATGAGTTTAAGCGGCAGGCGCGGGAAATAATGCGCTATGGTGCTGCAATAGTTGTCATGGCGTTTGACGAGGTCGGTCAGGCCGATACCTTTGATAGACGGTGCCAAATTTGCGAGCGGGCATATCGCATTTTGACCGAGGAGGTGGGGGTACCGCCGGAGGATATTATTTTCGATCCAAATGTTTTAGCTGTGGCAACGGGGATGGAGGAGCACAATGATTATGCGGTCTCGTTTATCGAAGCTACGCGTTGGATTAAGGGCAATTTACCGTATTCGCGGGTTAGTGCTGGGGTGAGTAATGTGTCGTTTTCCTTTCGTGGCAATGATGGGGTGAGAGAGGCGATGCATTCGGTTTTTTTGTATCATGCTACGCGAGCCGGGCTAGATATGGGGATTGTTAACGCGGAGAGGTTGATACCATATCCGAATATACCGCAGGATTTGTTGCTGCTTATAGAGGACGTTTTGTTTAATCGTCGCAAAGATGCCGGAGAGCGTCTAATTGCCCATGCTGCCGGTATTCAGGACGATTATAGGGCCGGAGGAAAGGCCATGGAGCATGAGTGGCGCCATGGGTCGCTAGAGGAGCGTTTGGGGCATGCGTTATTGAAGGGCAGTACGGATTATATCGAGTTAGATGTAGAGGAGGCGCTAGGGAAGTACGGAAGCGCCCTAGCTGTTATAGAGGGGCCGTTGATGGATGGGATGAATATAGTTGGGGATTTGTTTGGTTCTGGCAAGATGTTTCTTCCTCAGGTAGTAAAGAGCGCCAGGGTGATGAAGAAGGCGGTGCGGCATCTTGTTTCCCGCATGGATGCTGATTCTGGCAACTGGCAGAGCGGGAAAAAGCGGGCCAAAATCTTGCTTGCTACTGTAAAGGGCGACGTCCACGATATTGGGAAGGGCATCGTATCTGTTGTGCTAGGGTGTAATAATTACGATATTATCGATTTGGGTGTTATGGTGCCTTGCGATAAGATTATTGACGCGATTCGGCGCGAGCAGGTTGATATTGTAGGGTTGAGTGGGCTCATCACGCCTTCCTTAGACGAGATGGTTCATGTGGCTACGGAGATGGAGCGCGAGGGCCTTTCGATTCCCTTAGTCATTGGCGGAGCGACTACTTCGAAGAAACATACGGCAGTGAAGATTGCTCCAGTTTACAGTGGCCCGGTGGTGCATGTGTTGGATGCGTCGAGAGGGGTAGCAGTTGCTAATAGCCTTGTTAGTTTAGGATTGAGGGAGGCCTTTTTAAGGGAAGTAAGGGAAAGTTATGACAAGATTCGCGAGACTCATTTAAATCGGGATGCCGAGAAGCAATATGTGAGTATCGCGCAGGCGCGAAATAATAGGCTGGTTACTGATTGGGAGCGGGCACTGATCCCGACGCCCAAACGATTAGGGGTATCGGTGATTGATGATTTTTCGCTCGCGCGCTTGGTCGAATTCATAGATTGGATGCCGTTTTTTAATGCCTGGGGCATTAAGGGGAAGTTTCCCGATGTGCTTTCGTCGCCGCATGTAGGAAAACAATGCCGCGAACTGTATGCCGATGCTCAGAAAATGTTAGAGGAGATTATCAAGCGGCGAAGTTTGAGAGCACAGGCTATTTTTGGTTTATTTCCGGCAAACAGCGGAGACTGCGATGATATAGAAGTTTATGCAGACGAAACTCGCCGTGAGATTATCGCAGTTTTCCGCACGTTAAGGGAGCAAGATTTAAAGCGACGAGGTATATTTAATTTGGCGCTTGCAGATTACGTCGCGCCTAGGAGTTCAGGCGTAAGGGATTATATAGGTGCTTTTGCCGTGACTGCTGGTATCGGAGTTGAGGCGATGGTAGAGGCTTTTCAGCACGATGCGGATGAATATGGCTCGATAATGGTTAAGGCCCTGGCCGATCGTTTAGCGGAGGCGGCGGCTGAGTGTTTACATTTAGACGTGCGTAAGGAGTATTGGGGTTATGCGCCGGAGGAGAATTTAGAGAAGCTCGGTCTAATTAGAGAGCGGTATCAGGGTATTAGACCCGCTCCCGGTTATCCAGCATGTCCGGACCACACTGAAAAGGCTATGCTTTTTAGACTTCTCGGCGTCGAGCAGAAAACTGTAATTCGCTTGACGGAGACCTTTGCGATGTATCCCGCAGCTTCTGTTTGTGGGCTCTACTTTGAGCATCCCAAGGCAAAGTATTTTGGCATTGGCAAAATTGAACGCGACCAAGTGGAAGACTACGCTCGTCGTAAGGGCATGACTGTAGAGGAAGTGGAGAAGTGGCTGTCGCCGAACATTAGGTAA